From Deinococcus aerophilus, a single genomic window includes:
- the guaA gene encoding glutamine-hydrolyzing GMP synthase yields MSVVILDFGSQFTRLIARRFRELGAYSVILPGTAPLERIQQENPQGIVLSGGPSSVYDAQAPRPAPGVLDLDLPILGVCYGMQYLAHEAGGDVKRAGKREYGKADLTRYGGQLFEGISGEFIAWMSHSDSVTQLPQGYEVVAETADTPVTAIENRQTRRYGLQFHPEVVHTPKGGQVLTNFLNICGVARDWTAEHIIDELVADVQQQVGDGRVLLAISGGVDSSTLGLLLARAVGDRLTAVFIDHGLLRLGEREQVEAALIPLGVHLVTVDARAEFMSALDGVSDPEQKRKIIGREFIRAFEREAAIQAQQHGAFDFLAQGTLYPDVIESAGGLQADKSGAANIKSHHNVGGLPEDLAFKLVEPFRTLFKDEVREIARLLGLPEHIRMRHPFPGPGLAIRCLGAISEEKMDILRRVDDIFISGLREFGLYDGCSQALAILTPIQSVGVMGDERTYSYTAALRAVTTDDYMTAEWARLPWDFLATMSNRIVNQVHEINRVVYDITGKPPATIEWE; encoded by the coding sequence ATGAGCGTTGTCATTCTGGATTTCGGCAGTCAATTTACCCGCCTGATCGCGCGGCGGTTCCGCGAACTCGGGGCCTACAGCGTGATCCTGCCCGGCACCGCGCCGCTGGAACGCATCCAGCAGGAAAATCCGCAGGGCATCGTGCTGTCGGGCGGTCCCAGCAGCGTCTATGACGCCCAGGCGCCCAGGCCCGCTCCCGGCGTGCTGGACCTGGACCTCCCCATTCTGGGGGTGTGCTACGGCATGCAGTACCTCGCCCACGAGGCGGGCGGCGACGTGAAACGGGCCGGCAAGCGCGAGTACGGCAAGGCCGACCTGACCCGCTACGGCGGCCAGCTGTTCGAGGGGATCAGCGGCGAATTTATCGCCTGGATGAGCCACAGCGACAGCGTGACTCAGCTGCCCCAGGGCTACGAGGTGGTCGCCGAGACGGCAGACACCCCGGTCACGGCCATCGAGAACCGGCAGACGCGGCGCTACGGCCTGCAGTTCCACCCGGAAGTGGTGCACACGCCCAAGGGCGGGCAGGTGCTCACCAACTTCCTGAACATCTGCGGCGTGGCGCGCGACTGGACCGCCGAGCACATCATCGACGAACTGGTGGCGGACGTTCAGCAGCAGGTGGGTGACGGCCGGGTGCTGCTAGCCATCAGCGGCGGCGTGGACAGTTCCACGCTGGGACTACTGCTGGCCCGCGCCGTGGGGGACCGCCTGACCGCCGTGTTCATTGACCACGGGCTGCTGCGCCTGGGCGAACGCGAACAGGTGGAGGCCGCCCTGATTCCGCTGGGCGTGCATCTGGTCACGGTGGACGCCCGCGCCGAGTTCATGTCGGCCCTGGACGGTGTCTCTGACCCCGAGCAGAAGCGCAAGATCATCGGGCGTGAATTTATCCGGGCCTTCGAGCGCGAGGCCGCCATCCAGGCACAGCAGCACGGCGCCTTCGATTTCCTGGCCCAGGGCACCCTGTACCCCGACGTGATCGAATCGGCCGGCGGCCTGCAGGCCGACAAATCCGGCGCGGCCAACATCAAGAGCCACCACAACGTGGGCGGGCTGCCCGAGGACCTCGCCTTCAAGCTGGTGGAGCCCTTCCGGACGCTGTTCAAGGACGAGGTGCGCGAGATTGCCCGCCTGCTGGGCCTGCCCGAACACATCCGCATGCGTCACCCCTTTCCGGGGCCGGGGCTGGCGATCCGCTGCCTGGGAGCGATCAGCGAGGAAAAGATGGACATCCTGCGCCGGGTGGACGACATCTTCATCTCCGGCCTGCGCGAGTTCGGGCTGTACGACGGCTGCTCGCAGGCGCTCGCAATCCTGACGCCCATCCAGAGCGTCGGCGTGATGGGCGACGAGCGCACCTACAGCTACACGGCGGCGCTGCGGGCCGTGACCACCGACGACTACATGACGGCCGAGTGGGCGCGGCTGCCATGGGACTTCCTGGCGACCATGAGCAACCGCATCGTCAATCAGGTTCACGAGATCAACCGCGTGGTGTACGACATCACCGGCAAGCCGCCCGCCACCATCGAGTGGGAATGA
- a CDS encoding helix-turn-helix transcriptional regulator, with the protein MSASSASGQFGGRAARTAARPGLLPTSGVAPAAVPAGTQAAPERTKVRLLEVVKRHGPQTAQDLAGRLGVSIPAARRHLGDLLDQGLIRSRTERPGGRGRPQHVFELTEQGEAAFPKTYSGLCVDVLRHVEGLFGEGAVLKVLDARNVEIAQRLKAELPAGLPLAERVERLAGILNEMGFDAVVEPDGATGGWVLTQRNCPNLTVARQYAQLCASELTLYGEVLDVPVTRETRIACGQGACRYRIG; encoded by the coding sequence ATGAGTGCGTCCTCGGCCAGTGGCCAGTTCGGGGGCCGCGCGGCCCGCACGGCGGCCCGGCCCGGCCTGCTTCCCACCTCCGGGGTGGCCCCGGCGGCAGTGCCCGCAGGAACGCAGGCCGCCCCGGAGCGCACCAAGGTCCGGTTGCTGGAGGTCGTCAAGCGGCACGGTCCGCAGACGGCCCAGGACCTGGCCGGGCGCCTGGGGGTCAGCATTCCCGCCGCGCGCCGCCACCTGGGTGACCTGCTGGACCAGGGCCTGATTCGCTCGCGCACCGAGCGTCCCGGCGGGCGCGGGAGGCCTCAGCATGTGTTCGAGCTGACCGAGCAGGGCGAGGCCGCCTTTCCCAAGACCTATTCGGGGCTGTGTGTGGACGTGCTGCGCCACGTCGAGGGGCTGTTTGGCGAGGGCGCGGTGCTCAAGGTGCTCGATGCCCGCAACGTGGAGATCGCCCAGCGCCTGAAAGCCGAGTTGCCCGCCGGACTGCCGCTGGCCGAGCGGGTCGAGCGGCTGGCCGGCATCCTCAACGAGATGGGCTTTGACGCGGTGGTCGAGCCGGACGGAGCCACAGGGGGCTGGGTCCTGACGCAGCGCAACTGTCCCAACCTGACGGTCGCGCGCCAGTATGCCCAGCTGTGCGCCTCCGAGCTGACGTTGTACGGCGAGGTGCTGGACGTGCCGGTGACGCGCGAGACCCGCATCGCCTGTGGGCAGGGTGCATGCCGTTACCGTATAGGCTGA
- a CDS encoding Mrp/NBP35 family ATP-binding protein yields MHDAVMSALKTVNDPELHRDLVSLGMIERAEVVDGVAQIKVNLTTPACPLKGQIEEDVRSAVLKVPGVHTVQVSFGATVRPAAQPALPGVKHVLLVGSGKGGVGKSSVAVNLAASLARDGARVGLLDADVYGPSVAHMLGQGAARVSANADRKMQPIEAHGLRFISMANLSPAGQALVWRGPMLHSAVQQFLKDAAWGELDYLIVDLPPGTGDVQLSLTQTVQVTGAVIVTTPQDVALIDAARAIDMFRKASVPVLGIVENMSYFVAPDTGNTYDLFGRGGSRKLGEQYPLLGEVPIDLDVRQDADAGVPAVLAHPQTVAAQALISVARNLAGQVSVLAVNRALAQSLEELPDQLTVV; encoded by the coding sequence ATGCATGACGCCGTGATGAGCGCCCTGAAGACCGTAAACGACCCGGAACTGCACCGCGACCTGGTCTCGCTGGGCATGATCGAGCGCGCCGAGGTCGTGGATGGAGTGGCGCAGATCAAGGTCAACCTGACCACCCCGGCGTGTCCCCTGAAGGGCCAGATCGAGGAAGATGTGCGCTCGGCGGTCCTGAAGGTGCCCGGGGTCCACACGGTGCAGGTGAGCTTCGGCGCGACCGTGCGCCCGGCGGCGCAGCCCGCCCTGCCCGGCGTCAAGCACGTGCTGCTGGTCGGCAGCGGCAAGGGCGGCGTGGGCAAGAGCAGCGTGGCGGTGAACCTCGCCGCCTCTCTGGCCCGCGACGGTGCGCGGGTGGGTCTGCTGGACGCCGATGTCTACGGCCCCAGCGTGGCGCACATGCTGGGGCAGGGCGCGGCCCGGGTCAGCGCCAACGCCGATCGCAAGATGCAGCCCATCGAGGCCCACGGCCTGCGCTTTATCAGCATGGCCAACCTCTCGCCGGCGGGTCAGGCACTGGTGTGGCGTGGGCCGATGCTGCACTCGGCCGTCCAGCAGTTTCTCAAGGATGCCGCGTGGGGCGAACTGGATTACTTGATCGTGGATCTGCCGCCCGGCACCGGCGACGTGCAGCTCTCGCTGACCCAGACCGTGCAGGTGACCGGCGCCGTGATCGTGACCACCCCGCAGGACGTGGCCCTGATTGACGCCGCCCGCGCCATCGACATGTTCCGCAAGGCCAGCGTGCCGGTGCTGGGCATCGTCGAGAACATGAGCTACTTCGTGGCCCCCGATACCGGGAACACCTACGACCTGTTCGGACGCGGCGGCAGCCGCAAGCTGGGCGAGCAGTACCCGCTGCTGGGCGAGGTGCCCATTGATCTGGACGTGCGCCAGGACGCCGACGCGGGAGTGCCGGCGGTGCTGGCCCACCCGCAGACGGTGGCGGCCCAGGCCCTCATTTCCGTGGCCCGCAACCTCGCCGGTCAGGTCAGCGTGCTCGCCGTCAACCGCGCGCTGGCGCAGTCGCTTGAGGAGCTGCCCGACCAGCTCACCGTCGTATGA
- a CDS encoding PEGA domain-containing protein, protein MKPIGPYVAARELPGSASASLPASPVRTLRATDRLTGMPVLLHVLPYALNLPTLPEHPHLLPITDSGMDGENAYVVTELPPYAQPASDPRLSAPGALSALSALHAQGLTHGGITPAQLWQFGGTVALAGAGLPWRQTPATPADDLHDLAHTLQALRVLPTALRPLLDSPAPWTAEQALARLHGQAGAATSPADSPAIQTPPATTAPVQTAPAVQAPSAPRVVTAAPTPSASSARTQVSEKTAPRPQTPAPQAPATEVRPKANSAAGTSASAGTAAPAAGANQASVTPAATDWLTEAEVPAGPGSAAPTPTPDQPATDASIPNTNASGQDSQTITTVAVPAPVSAPGSADQDRGDAGATPTEPAPSTRPPPRPVVSPFSGAPAGQVETPQERRKRQNEERRAQAMLDSQAAAQRKAQRLQAEQEQAGQEVSGETGADTVPPPIQFGFPEGDAPSAPRLSMREVDRLPASLRRPKEEAPAGQPSRLPASGAGGHRPARRVDPIRIGWDEDDSWRVIRTPTAPPPPASPTLPRWLLPVLAAVVILFGLVWAWGALRPASPGTGAASSAACCTVPVTLRGAAGVTATLTVEKAPRGASLEPGQSLGKAPGKLNFPVEGTYQLRVMAQGYTPASLTVVVPRTQPVTINLGN, encoded by the coding sequence GTGAAGCCCATCGGCCCCTATGTGGCAGCGCGGGAACTGCCGGGATCGGCGAGCGCCTCCCTGCCTGCCAGCCCGGTTCGCACCCTGCGGGCCACCGACCGCCTGACCGGCATGCCGGTGCTGCTGCATGTGTTGCCCTACGCCCTGAATCTGCCCACCCTGCCCGAACACCCACACCTGCTGCCCATCACCGACAGCGGCATGGACGGCGAGAACGCCTACGTGGTTACCGAGTTGCCCCCCTACGCCCAGCCCGCCAGCGATCCGCGCCTGAGTGCCCCCGGCGCGCTGAGCGCGCTAAGCGCCCTGCACGCCCAGGGCCTGACGCACGGTGGCATCACCCCCGCACAGTTGTGGCAGTTCGGCGGCACGGTGGCACTTGCCGGAGCCGGGCTGCCGTGGCGCCAGACACCGGCCACGCCGGCCGACGACCTGCATGATCTGGCCCATACCCTGCAGGCCCTGCGGGTACTGCCCACTGCCCTGCGCCCGCTGCTGGACTCTCCGGCGCCCTGGACCGCCGAGCAGGCCCTGGCACGGCTGCACGGACAGGCCGGAGCGGCAACATCGCCCGCCGACTCCCCGGCCATCCAGACACCACCCGCAACGACAGCACCCGTTCAGACAGCGCCGGCCGTTCAGGCCCCCTCCGCACCCCGGGTGGTCACCGCCGCTCCGACCCCCTCCGCGTCCAGTGCGCGCACCCAGGTGAGCGAGAAGACGGCCCCGCGCCCGCAAACCCCGGCTCCTCAGGCCCCGGCCACCGAGGTCAGGCCGAAGGCCAACTCCGCAGCCGGGACTTCCGCCTCCGCCGGGACCGCTGCTCCGGCTGCCGGGGCGAACCAGGCCAGCGTCACCCCGGCGGCCACGGACTGGCTGACCGAGGCGGAAGTTCCGGCCGGTCCCGGTTCGGCGGCCCCCACACCGACCCCCGACCAGCCGGCCACCGACGCGTCCATACCGAACACCAATGCCTCCGGCCAGGATTCCCAGACCATCACAACGGTCGCCGTCCCCGCCCCGGTGTCAGCTCCGGGCAGCGCAGATCAGGACCGGGGAGACGCTGGAGCCACCCCCACCGAACCGGCCCCCTCCACGCGGCCTCCTCCCCGGCCGGTCGTGTCTCCGTTTTCCGGTGCTCCGGCCGGTCAGGTGGAAACGCCCCAGGAACGGCGCAAACGCCAGAACGAGGAACGCCGCGCCCAGGCCATGCTGGACAGCCAGGCCGCCGCCCAGCGCAAGGCGCAGCGGCTGCAGGCCGAGCAGGAACAGGCCGGGCAGGAGGTCTCTGGGGAAACCGGGGCCGACACCGTGCCTCCTCCCATCCAGTTTGGCTTCCCGGAGGGTGACGCCCCCTCTGCGCCGCGCCTGTCCATGCGGGAGGTCGACCGGCTGCCCGCCAGCCTGCGCCGGCCCAAAGAGGAGGCCCCGGCCGGCCAGCCCAGCCGCTTGCCGGCCAGCGGCGCGGGCGGACACCGGCCGGCCCGGCGCGTGGACCCCATTCGCATCGGCTGGGACGAGGACGACTCGTGGCGCGTGATTCGCACGCCCACCGCGCCGCCACCGCCGGCCTCGCCCACCCTGCCGCGCTGGCTGCTGCCTGTGCTCGCCGCCGTCGTGATTCTGTTCGGGCTGGTCTGGGCCTGGGGAGCGCTGCGTCCGGCCAGCCCGGGCACCGGCGCGGCTTCCAGCGCGGCGTGCTGCACCGTACCGGTCACCCTGCGCGGCGCGGCGGGAGTCACGGCCACCCTGACCGTGGAAAAAGCGCCCCGGGGGGCCAGCCTGGAACCCGGACAGTCGCTCGGAAAAGCGCCGGGCAAGCTCAACTTTCCGGTGGAGGGCACCTACCAGCTGCGGGTCATGGCGCAGGGCTACACGCCGGCCAGCCTGACGGTCGTGGTGCCGCGCACGCAACCGGTCACCATCAACCTGGGCAACTGA